One window from the genome of Cucumis melo cultivar AY chromosome 10, USDA_Cmelo_AY_1.0, whole genome shotgun sequence encodes:
- the LOC103491897 gene encoding inactive leucine-rich repeat receptor-like serine/threonine-protein kinase At1g60630, which translates to MELLVLRYFSLFFVLSVCVLHLVRAGDAEALLELKESLHAGNSLPWRGRSFCHWQGVKECANGRVTKLVLEHLNLSGVLNHKILNRLDQLRVLSFKGNSLSGQIPDLSGLVNLKSLYLSDNNFSGEFPSSISNLHRLKVVVLSGNKISGPIPETLLKLRRLYVLHLQDNQLTGSIPPFNQTSLRFFNVSNNHLSGDIPVTPTLARFNVSSFSGNLELCGEQVQNPCGNISVAPSLSPSFPLIPGSSSSSRRHKLVKIIAGSVGGFVGLLLIILLLCMICKCRERKSLSEVRNKGIGEKGVEETPGTAGGCGGGGGGGNNGGKQGGFSWESEGLGSLVFCGAGDQKMTYSLEDLLKASAETLGRGTIGSTYKAVMESGYIVTVKRLKDSRYPRAEEFGRQMEVLGRLRHPNLVPLRAYFQAKEERLLVYDYFPNGSLFSLIHGSRTSGGGKPLHWTSCLKIAEDLANGLLYIHQNPGSTHGNLKSSNVLLGSDFESCLTDYGLNLFRDPDSLEEPSATSLFYRAPECRDIRKPTTQQADVYSFGVLLLELLTGKTPFQDLVQEHGSDIPKWVSSVREEETESGDDPTSGNEASEEKLQALLNIAMACVSLMPQNRPTMREVLKMIRDTRAEAQISSNSSEHSPGRWSDIVQSLPREEHLSI; encoded by the exons ATGGAACTTTTGGTTTTGAGgtatttttctttgttcttcgtCTTGTCGGTTTGTGTACTGCATTTGGTTCGAGCTGGAGATGCAGAAGCTCTGTTAGAATTGAAAGAATCTCTTCACGCTGGGAACTCGCTTCCATGGCGAGGAAGGTCTTTCTGCCACTGGCAAGGAGTTAAAGAATGCGCGAATGGGCGGGTAACTAAGCTTGTTTTGGAGCATCTAAATCTATCTGGTGTTCTTAACCACAAGATTTTGAATCGTTTAGATCAGCTTCGTGTTCTCAGTTTCAAAGGAAATTCGCTTTCCGGTCAAATCCCTGATCTCTCGGGTCTCGTTAATCTAAAATCCCTCTATCTAAGCGACAACAACTTTTCCGGCGAGTTTCCGAGTTCCATCTCCAATCTCCACCGCTTGAAGGTCGTCGTTCTTTCCGGTAACAAAATATCTGGTCCCATTCCAGAAACATTGCTTAAACTCCGGCGTCTCTATGTTCTACACTTGCAAGACAACCAACTCACCGGCTCCATCCCTCCTTTCAACCAAACCAGTCTTCGATTCTTCAATGTCTCTAACAACCACCTCTCGGGCGACATCCCAGTAACCCCCACCTTAGCCCGATTTAATGTCTCGTCATTTTCCGGCAACCTAGAACTTTGCGGAGAACAAGTTCAAAACCCTTGTGGAAATATTTCCGTTGCGCCATCATTAAGTCCCTCTTTTCCACTAATCCCTGGCTCAAGCTCGTCTTCAAGACGACACAAATTGGTCAAGATAATAGCTGGAAGTGTTGGTGGGTTTGTTGGGTTGTTGTTAATCATTCTTTTACTATGTATGATTTGCAAATGTAGGGAAAGAAAAAGCCTATCGGAGGttagaaacaaaggaattggAGAGAAGGGGGTGGAGGAAACACCTGGAACTGCCGGAGGTTGCGGTGGTGGTGGCGGAGGAGGTAATAACGGGGGAAAACAAGGGGGGTTTTCGTGGGAAAGTGAAGGACTAGGGAGTCTAGTGTTCTGCGGAGCAGGGGATCAGAAAATGACTTATAGTTTGGAAGATTTGTTGAAAGCTTCGGCGGAGACTTTGGGCAGAGGGACCATTGGAAGCACATACAAAGCAGTAATGGAATCTGGGTATATTGTGACAGTGAAGAGGCTGAAGGATTCAAGGTACCCACGAGCAGAGGAATTCGGACGGCAGATGGAGGTTCTTGGGCGGCTCAGACACCCTAATTTGGTCCCTCTTAGGGCATATTTTCAGGCCAAGGAGGAACGCTTGCTCGTATACGATTATTTCCCCAATGGCAGTCTCTTCTCTCTCATCCATG GATCAAGAACTTCTGGCGGAGGAAAGCCTCTTCATTGGACATCCTGCCTAAAAATCGCGGAAGACTTGGCCAATGGTTTGCTCTACATCCACCAGAACCCAGGCTCAACGCATGGAAACCTCAAATCCTCAAACGTACTATTAGGATCTGATTTCGAATCCTGTCTTACTGATTACGGTCTTAACTTATTCCGAGATCCCGACTCGCTCGAAGAACCCAGTGCAACGTCACTCTTTTACCGAGCTCCCGAATGCCGCGACATACGTAAGCCAACCACCCAACAAGCAGATGTCTATAGTTTTGGTGTTCTTCTATTGGAGCTTCTCACAGGCAAAACACCATTCCAAGATCTTGTTCAAGAACACGGTTCTGACATTCCCAAGTGGGTTAGTTCAGTTAGAGAAGAGGAGACAGAGTCTGGGGACGATCCCACGTCTGGGAACGAGGCGTCAGAAGAGAAACTTCAAGCTCTTTTGAATATAGCAATGGCTTGTGTTTCGCTTATGCCTCAAAACCGACCGACAATGAGGGAAGTACTAAAGATGATAAGAGATACAAGAGCCGAGGCTCAAATCTCATCCAACAGTAGTGAGCATTCACCGGGGAGATGGTCTGATATTGTGCAGAGTTTGCCAAGGGAAGAACATTTAAGCATTTGA